The following are encoded together in the Thermoflexus hugenholtzii JAD2 genome:
- a CDS encoding ABC transporter permease: protein MSPMEMELPRLRSGARLAPWVPLLALPLALLGWELIVREARVPVYLVPAPSVILSTLWAERGLYLQATGVTLGEAAAGLALGMGVALALAVATAFWPPLERAIMPLVLLLKAIPLVAIAPILTLWFGFGPLPKVLMTALLTFYPALVPLMTGLRAVDPAALELLRAWDASAWEIFRHLRWPSARPYTFAALKTAIPLALIGAVVAEWTGASGGLGRTMWLAQTNLDMPRLFAAALILAAVSLAGYTGAALLERRARWWSPEEAHP, encoded by the coding sequence ATGAGCCCGATGGAAATGGAACTTCCTCGCCTGCGTTCGGGGGCGCGGCTGGCCCCATGGGTGCCCCTCCTCGCCCTCCCGCTGGCCCTCCTGGGATGGGAGCTGATCGTCCGCGAGGCCCGGGTGCCGGTGTATCTGGTCCCCGCTCCCTCCGTGATCCTGTCGACGCTCTGGGCGGAGCGGGGGCTGTATCTCCAGGCAACGGGGGTAACCCTGGGGGAGGCCGCTGCCGGCCTGGCGCTGGGGATGGGCGTCGCCCTGGCCCTGGCCGTGGCCACGGCCTTCTGGCCGCCCCTGGAGCGGGCGATCATGCCCCTGGTGCTGCTGCTGAAGGCCATCCCGCTCGTGGCCATCGCCCCCATCCTCACCCTGTGGTTCGGCTTCGGGCCGCTCCCCAAGGTGCTGATGACCGCCCTGCTGACCTTTTATCCGGCCCTCGTCCCGTTGATGACCGGACTGCGGGCGGTGGACCCGGCAGCGCTGGAGCTGTTGCGGGCGTGGGACGCCTCGGCGTGGGAGATCTTCCGCCATCTGCGGTGGCCTTCGGCGCGACCCTACACCTTCGCCGCCCTGAAGACCGCCATCCCCCTGGCTCTGATCGGAGCGGTGGTGGCCGAATGGACCGGGGCCTCGGGCGGGCTGGGGCGGACCATGTGGCTGGCCCAAACCAACTTGGACATGCCCCGCCTGTTCGCCGCCGCCCTGATCCTGGCGGCGGTCAGCCTGGCCGGCTACACCGGGGCCGCCCTCCTGGAACGGCGAGCCCGCTGGTGGAGCCCGGAGGAGGCACACCCCTAA
- a CDS encoding PhnD/SsuA/transferrin family substrate-binding protein, translated as MRGMPWQIFLVFVLVACQREPAIPVRLSESLLPSTALRVSLEADGPWIWSFDRRLEPKEDIRMNASLLRWLERQTGLRFRLRMAPRGQSVADEICAGRVHFGIVGTVTYLQAYHRCGARILVRGRNREGQDTYRAAIVVPPDSPIRDLADLRGRSFAFGSPNSTQGHLIPRLMLQRAGLTLHDLRAYAFHDSHAATANAVISGRYDAGGLQDTLALALAERGLVRILVLSEPYPSSGIIAGPGVPEKTAQMVREALLTLDPVGRDRAFLYHWERSEMPLGFAPARDEEYADLYWIAREIGLLEP; from the coding sequence ATGCGGGGGATGCCCTGGCAGATCTTCCTGGTCTTCGTGCTGGTTGCCTGTCAGAGGGAGCCTGCCATCCCGGTTCGCCTCTCCGAATCCCTCCTCCCTTCGACGGCCCTCCGCGTCTCCCTGGAGGCGGATGGCCCATGGATCTGGAGCTTCGATCGGCGGCTGGAGCCCAAGGAGGACATCCGGATGAACGCCTCCCTCCTCCGCTGGTTGGAGAGGCAGACCGGGCTCCGCTTCCGCCTTCGGATGGCGCCGCGGGGGCAGAGCGTGGCGGATGAGATCTGCGCAGGCCGGGTGCACTTCGGGATCGTCGGCACGGTCACCTACCTGCAGGCGTATCATCGGTGTGGGGCGCGGATCCTGGTGCGGGGCCGCAACCGGGAGGGTCAGGATACTTACCGGGCGGCCATCGTGGTCCCGCCGGATAGCCCGATCCGGGATCTTGCGGATCTGCGAGGGCGGTCCTTCGCCTTCGGCTCCCCGAACTCGACCCAGGGTCATTTAATCCCTCGCCTTATGTTGCAGCGCGCAGGCCTCACCTTGCACGACCTCCGCGCGTATGCCTTCCATGACTCCCACGCCGCCACCGCCAACGCGGTGATCAGCGGCCGCTACGACGCGGGAGGGCTGCAGGACACCCTGGCGCTGGCCCTCGCCGAACGGGGGCTGGTGCGCATCCTGGTCCTCTCAGAGCCGTATCCGTCCAGCGGCATCATCGCAGGGCCTGGGGTGCCGGAGAAGACAGCCCAGATGGTTCGGGAGGCGCTTCTGACTCTGGATCCCGTGGGGCGCGATCGGGCCTTCCTGTATCACTGGGAGCGGTCCGAGATGCCCCTGGGATTCGCCCCGGCTCGGGATGAGGAATACGCGGATCTGTATTGGATCGCCCGGGAGATCGGCTTGCTGGAGCCATGA
- a CDS encoding molybdopterin-containing oxidoreductase family protein produces MIATKTISRRDFLKLAGASAGGLAAMAALGHGFKTLSASEARQQQEAGKRVVYTACVMCPAECGLAVEVENGVISNIYGNIHVPYNSGTVCAKGVSGLQLVYNVNRIKYPMIRVGERGEGKFKRVSWEEALDYIATKLIEIKQKYGAESVIMDCGDVTDRDPYYYLFRAFGTPHTVEHGSICDTPRRHGPKLMFGGKRIEPDIMRPVLVRQPDGSLKNDYSYRTRLIIYVGWNPFTATRINYESRGTVEAKLAGARIIVIDPAFSNTATKADRWIPIRPGTDADLFAAMLRYILENHRDDDPFRRYIDWSFKEYSQGWEEFEAAFRSWWDRKDPLNGLPYFSLEWAAERTGIDAQTIAELAHTFGITKPAALVWGMNGIGHHYNGYTASILGTALNVITGNMEVPGGAIDTELVKSSKGGKASGGDFLKREVTRIVNGREVKGKIEELHMDGYGDWPAAWDDVVGDYPRRFIEGVTLRYGPFRGHRYPIKAYFIRTGNPVITGSNTQKWIEALTAKDETGNYKVELVVYIDTVFLETGLYADVVLPEASYMERMSLSDIYPVHPVLYLRDFVIRPMYESKTQYEICWALARKLHEKGDPDIQPKDFWEKYPTEEDFWNEALRVAPGRPNTGEPLPYPNLPKGYKLLGTPDSLEAGRVQIDDEKKEIRGEPLTVQWLREHHGVAVWPMSWKRFHGGGVLQTDSKKVEFVWDYTVEKDGQVQRKGRYAKYNKLIEEAGETPPSIARLGWQKYPSTFYWFETRWNPYTNPDYAKYREEYPFQVISGRIHHAMSGTQMVDWLGRLPTEDLWMPLNDERVVEEVILGENGPTPTGRRVRIPRGTWSIGVIQMNRADGERLGLKTGDLVELETPQGFKTRGKVVLVETIRPGVLRLPFGGGGRFSPGLGKTWAFQDITPNHNALVDPENLSPIMGQPAYGDVIVKVRKLG; encoded by the coding sequence ATGATCGCGACCAAAACTATCTCCCGTCGGGATTTTCTGAAACTGGCCGGGGCCTCCGCCGGAGGCCTGGCGGCCATGGCCGCCCTGGGCCACGGCTTCAAAACCCTCAGCGCCAGCGAGGCCCGACAGCAACAGGAGGCCGGCAAGCGGGTGGTCTACACCGCCTGCGTGATGTGCCCCGCCGAGTGCGGCCTCGCTGTCGAGGTCGAGAACGGCGTGATCTCCAACATCTACGGCAACATCCACGTCCCCTATAACTCGGGGACCGTGTGCGCCAAAGGGGTGAGTGGCCTGCAGCTGGTCTACAACGTCAACCGGATCAAATACCCGATGATCCGGGTGGGCGAGCGAGGAGAAGGCAAATTCAAGCGGGTCTCATGGGAGGAGGCCCTCGATTACATCGCCACGAAGCTCATCGAGATCAAGCAGAAATACGGGGCCGAGTCAGTGATCATGGACTGCGGGGACGTGACCGATCGGGATCCTTACTACTATCTCTTCCGCGCCTTCGGCACGCCCCACACCGTGGAGCACGGCTCGATCTGCGACACGCCGCGCCGCCACGGGCCCAAGCTCATGTTCGGGGGCAAGCGCATCGAGCCTGACATCATGCGCCCGGTGCTGGTCCGGCAGCCGGACGGCAGCCTGAAGAACGATTACAGCTACCGCACCCGGCTGATCATCTACGTCGGCTGGAACCCCTTCACCGCCACCCGGATCAACTACGAATCCCGAGGCACGGTGGAGGCCAAGCTGGCCGGAGCCCGCATCATCGTCATCGACCCCGCCTTCTCCAACACCGCCACCAAGGCGGATCGCTGGATCCCCATCCGGCCCGGGACGGACGCCGACCTCTTCGCAGCGATGCTGCGCTACATCCTGGAGAACCACCGGGACGACGATCCGTTCCGCCGCTACATCGACTGGTCCTTCAAGGAATACAGCCAGGGCTGGGAGGAGTTCGAGGCCGCCTTCCGGAGCTGGTGGGACCGCAAGGATCCCCTCAACGGGCTGCCCTATTTCTCCCTGGAGTGGGCCGCGGAGCGGACCGGCATCGACGCCCAGACCATCGCCGAGCTGGCTCACACCTTCGGGATCACCAAGCCGGCGGCCCTGGTATGGGGGATGAACGGCATCGGCCACCACTACAACGGCTACACGGCCTCCATCCTGGGCACCGCCCTCAACGTCATCACCGGGAACATGGAGGTCCCGGGCGGGGCCATCGACACGGAGCTGGTCAAGAGCAGCAAGGGCGGCAAAGCCTCCGGCGGGGACTTCCTCAAGCGCGAGGTCACCCGCATCGTCAACGGCCGGGAGGTCAAGGGGAAGATCGAGGAGCTCCACATGGACGGCTACGGAGACTGGCCGGCGGCGTGGGATGATGTGGTGGGCGACTACCCGCGCCGTTTCATCGAAGGGGTCACCCTGCGCTACGGCCCGTTCCGCGGCCACCGCTACCCCATCAAAGCCTACTTCATCCGCACCGGGAACCCGGTGATCACCGGCTCCAACACCCAGAAATGGATCGAGGCCCTGACGGCGAAGGACGAGACGGGGAACTACAAGGTGGAGCTGGTGGTCTACATCGATACCGTCTTCCTCGAGACGGGGCTCTACGCCGATGTGGTCCTCCCCGAGGCCAGTTATATGGAGCGCATGAGCCTCTCGGACATCTATCCGGTCCATCCCGTGCTCTACCTGCGCGACTTCGTCATCCGCCCGATGTATGAATCCAAGACCCAGTATGAGATCTGCTGGGCGCTGGCTCGCAAACTCCACGAAAAGGGTGATCCCGACATCCAGCCGAAGGACTTCTGGGAGAAATACCCCACCGAGGAAGACTTCTGGAACGAAGCCCTGCGGGTAGCCCCCGGGCGGCCCAACACCGGAGAGCCGCTCCCCTACCCCAACCTGCCCAAGGGCTACAAGCTCCTCGGCACGCCGGACTCCCTGGAGGCCGGCCGCGTGCAGATCGATGACGAGAAGAAGGAGATCCGCGGGGAGCCGCTCACCGTCCAGTGGCTGCGGGAGCACCACGGCGTGGCGGTGTGGCCCATGAGCTGGAAGCGGTTCCACGGCGGCGGGGTGCTTCAGACCGACAGCAAGAAGGTGGAGTTCGTCTGGGATTACACGGTGGAGAAAGACGGCCAGGTGCAGCGCAAAGGCCGTTACGCCAAATACAACAAGCTGATCGAGGAGGCCGGCGAGACGCCGCCCAGCATCGCGCGCCTCGGCTGGCAGAAGTATCCCTCCACCTTCTACTGGTTCGAAACCCGCTGGAACCCCTACACCAACCCGGATTACGCCAAGTATCGGGAGGAGTATCCCTTCCAGGTGATCTCCGGCCGCATCCACCACGCCATGTCCGGCACCCAGATGGTGGACTGGCTGGGGCGGCTGCCCACGGAGGACCTCTGGATGCCGCTGAACGACGAACGGGTGGTGGAGGAGGTGATCCTCGGGGAGAACGGGCCTACGCCGACCGGCCGCCGCGTGCGCATCCCCCGCGGGACCTGGTCCATCGGCGTGATCCAGATGAACCGCGCTGACGGGGAGCGCCTCGGGCTGAAGACGGGGGATCTGGTGGAACTGGAGACGCCGCAGGGGTTCAAGACCCGTGGGAAGGTCGTCCTGGTGGAGACCATCCGGCCCGGCGTGCTGCGGCTGCCGTTCGGCGGAGGCGGGCGTTTCAGCCCCGGCCTGGGCAAGACGTGGGCCTTCCAAGACATCACACCGAACCACAACGCCCTGGTGGATCCCGAGAACCTGTCGCCCATCATGGGGCAGCCCGCCTACGGTGATGTGATCGTTAAGGTCCGCAAGCTCGGCTAA
- a CDS encoding ABC transporter substrate-binding protein, with product MRFFSNSIGAQLRAGIVLVLILIAGCTTPAPPATPTPALRHMVFMAGYKPQANLPFVGVYVAKEKGYFAAEGLDVEIQHSTGRGEHLQLLMAGGVQVTTQDAAVLLQRRADPGLPLVSIALIGQRGQQAFAALKSSGMQTPKDWEGKKVGYKGTPPPDLFAIMEAAGVDRNRVELVNVGFDPRVLVQGLVDVYPLFKSNEPYLLQQMGYELVMWDAADYGVPTLGLTYVTSEEQIQRDPGLLVRFLRAALKGIEDARANPEEAVDIVLRYAPQADRGHMRFMLETELKDAESEVTRAHGLGWQTREQWEALYEVLRRYNAIPKPVEIERVFTNELLQKARGR from the coding sequence ATGCGGTTCTTCAGCAATTCCATCGGCGCGCAGCTTCGCGCAGGGATCGTCCTGGTGCTGATCCTGATAGCGGGGTGCACCACGCCGGCCCCGCCGGCGACCCCCACCCCGGCCCTCCGGCACATGGTCTTCATGGCCGGCTACAAGCCCCAGGCCAACCTGCCCTTCGTCGGTGTGTATGTGGCGAAGGAGAAGGGCTACTTCGCCGCGGAAGGGCTGGACGTGGAGATCCAGCATTCCACCGGCCGCGGGGAGCATCTCCAGCTGCTGATGGCCGGGGGCGTCCAGGTGACCACCCAGGACGCGGCGGTGTTGCTCCAGCGGCGGGCGGACCCGGGGCTCCCTCTGGTCTCTATCGCCCTCATCGGCCAGCGAGGGCAGCAGGCCTTCGCCGCCCTGAAGTCCTCGGGGATGCAGACCCCTAAGGATTGGGAGGGCAAGAAGGTGGGTTACAAGGGGACGCCTCCCCCGGACCTGTTCGCCATTATGGAGGCGGCCGGGGTGGATCGAAATCGGGTGGAGCTGGTCAACGTCGGTTTCGACCCGCGGGTGCTGGTCCAGGGGCTGGTGGATGTGTATCCCCTCTTTAAGTCCAATGAGCCCTATCTGCTGCAGCAGATGGGCTACGAGCTGGTGATGTGGGATGCCGCGGACTATGGGGTGCCGACCCTGGGGTTGACCTACGTGACCAGCGAGGAGCAGATCCAGCGGGATCCGGGCCTGCTGGTCCGCTTCCTGCGGGCGGCGTTGAAGGGGATTGAGGACGCGCGGGCGAACCCGGAGGAGGCGGTGGACATCGTGCTCCGATACGCGCCTCAGGCGGACCGGGGCCACATGCGCTTCATGCTGGAGACCGAGCTGAAGGACGCGGAGTCGGAGGTCACGCGAGCCCATGGCCTGGGCTGGCAGACCCGAGAGCAGTGGGAAGCCCTGTATGAGGTCCTGCGGCGCTACAACGCCATCCCGAAACCCGTGGAGATCGAGCGGGTCTTCACCAACGAGCTGCTCCAAAAGGCCCGAGGCCGGTGA
- a CDS encoding 4Fe-4S dicluster domain-containing protein — protein MVQENRTRKPDLATRRAFLARFASGIFASLIAPAAAQGILDQVEAAPPGAPVGELEPPPELPEAMSGQHPVVRMMEDLRRALQKPVEQRRWAMVIDLRKCVGCYACTVACISENKLPPGIAYRPVLTETRGTYPHVSRRFIPRPCMQCENPPCVPVCPVGATWKRADGIVVINYDQCIGCRYCITACPYAARSFDAGYFYSDFEGGQPQPYELLPSPEYGQGRLRRRDASPVGNVRKCHFCLHRIERGQLPACVLSCMGRATYFGDLNDPQSLVAELVSQPNVIRLKEELGTEPKVFYLV, from the coding sequence ATGGTTCAAGAAAACCGCACTCGAAAGCCGGACCTGGCGACGCGGAGGGCGTTCCTGGCGCGGTTCGCCAGCGGGATCTTCGCCTCCCTGATCGCCCCTGCTGCCGCACAGGGGATCCTGGATCAGGTCGAGGCGGCCCCACCGGGTGCCCCGGTGGGGGAGCTGGAGCCACCCCCTGAGCTCCCGGAGGCGATGAGCGGGCAACACCCCGTGGTGCGCATGATGGAGGATCTCCGACGGGCGTTGCAGAAGCCGGTGGAACAGCGACGCTGGGCGATGGTCATCGATTTGCGCAAATGCGTGGGATGCTACGCCTGCACGGTGGCCTGCATCTCGGAGAACAAACTGCCGCCCGGCATCGCCTACCGGCCCGTGCTGACGGAGACCCGGGGGACTTACCCGCACGTCTCCCGACGCTTCATCCCGCGGCCGTGCATGCAGTGCGAAAACCCGCCCTGTGTTCCCGTGTGCCCGGTGGGGGCGACGTGGAAGCGGGCCGATGGGATCGTAGTGATCAATTATGACCAGTGCATCGGGTGCCGCTATTGCATCACCGCATGCCCTTACGCCGCCCGCTCCTTCGACGCCGGCTACTTCTACAGCGATTTCGAGGGCGGCCAGCCCCAACCCTATGAGCTGCTCCCCTCCCCCGAATATGGCCAGGGCCGCCTCCGACGCCGGGATGCCTCTCCCGTCGGCAACGTGCGCAAGTGTCACTTCTGCCTCCATCGCATCGAGCGGGGGCAGCTGCCCGCGTGCGTGCTCTCCTGCATGGGGCGGGCTACCTACTTCGGGGATCTGAACGATCCCCAGAGCCTGGTCGCCGAGCTGGTCAGCCAGCCCAATGTGATCCGCCTGAAGGAGGAGCTGGGCACGGAGCCCAAGGTCTTTTACCTGGTTTGA
- the nrfD gene encoding NrfD/PsrC family molybdoenzyme membrane anchor subunit, with protein sequence MSRAEKIMRGMSAVERILWGIAIVGLLAGVVGLIQRLTGGHTVAAYNTYVPWGLWVAVYTTLAGISIGAFAVAALGEGLRVKALQPLSGIALFAALAALAGGLLAIWLDLSHPLRFWKLYLSTQPTSLMAWMAWFYLIYGLLLLALVYLKKAQPESPAIRPLFGLGLLLAVIMGGAEGALFGVVSAQGLWESALIPIRFLADGALGGAALVLFLSILLGHADAEALRFLRGLVLGLLLFTLVLLWAEYSTTLYAGVPSRVEALRLILFGPFSWVFWIFEIALGLVLPLILLLLPGARPAVLAAAGGLVAFTSLSAKLNLVIPALVVPEFEALRLAFTGPGLSFDYFPTLTEWLLAVGIVSAAALIFLAAYRLIPIAHPSHSS encoded by the coding sequence ATGAGCCGAGCAGAGAAGATCATGCGGGGGATGAGCGCTGTCGAGAGGATCCTGTGGGGGATCGCCATCGTTGGCTTGCTGGCCGGCGTGGTGGGCTTGATCCAGCGCCTCACCGGCGGGCACACGGTCGCTGCCTATAACACCTACGTCCCCTGGGGGCTGTGGGTGGCCGTTTACACCACCCTGGCCGGGATCTCCATCGGGGCCTTCGCTGTCGCCGCCCTCGGAGAAGGTTTGCGGGTGAAAGCCTTGCAGCCCCTGAGTGGGATCGCCCTCTTCGCCGCCCTGGCCGCCCTGGCCGGAGGGTTGCTGGCCATCTGGCTCGACCTCAGCCATCCCCTCCGCTTCTGGAAGCTTTATCTTTCGACTCAGCCTACCTCGCTCATGGCCTGGATGGCCTGGTTCTACCTGATCTACGGGCTGCTCCTCCTGGCTCTGGTCTATCTCAAGAAGGCGCAGCCGGAGAGCCCGGCTATCCGGCCGCTGTTCGGCCTCGGTCTGCTCCTGGCCGTGATCATGGGAGGCGCTGAGGGGGCGCTCTTCGGGGTGGTCAGCGCCCAGGGCCTGTGGGAATCCGCTCTGATCCCCATCCGCTTCCTGGCCGATGGCGCATTGGGCGGAGCGGCCCTGGTTCTCTTCCTCTCGATCCTCCTGGGCCACGCCGACGCCGAAGCCCTCCGGTTCCTGCGCGGCCTGGTGCTGGGCCTGCTCCTGTTCACCCTCGTGCTGCTTTGGGCGGAATACTCCACCACCCTCTACGCGGGGGTCCCGAGCCGGGTGGAGGCCCTGCGCTTGATCCTCTTCGGGCCGTTCTCCTGGGTCTTCTGGATCTTCGAGATCGCCTTGGGGCTGGTCCTTCCGCTGATCCTGCTGCTCCTGCCCGGGGCTCGGCCTGCCGTCCTGGCGGCCGCCGGCGGGCTCGTGGCCTTCACCAGCCTCAGCGCCAAGCTGAACCTGGTGATCCCCGCGCTGGTGGTGCCCGAGTTCGAGGCCCTGCGCCTCGCCTTCACCGGCCCGGGCCTGAGCTTCGATTACTTCCCCACCCTCACCGAATGGCTGCTGGCCGTGGGCATCGTCTCCGCCGCCGCCCTCATCTTCCTGGCCGCCTATCGCCTGATCCCCATCGCGCATCCATCCCACTCCTCCTGA
- a CDS encoding pyridoxamine 5'-phosphate oxidase family protein, which produces MAYIHQVPAVERALRILEWIAARPEGVAPAALQARFGFSRTGLFALLNTLKAHGYLEQAGPRGPYRLGPRWWALAAQAHPEQALRELFRAEARGFAESLALLRPAGGEVVVLEAVLGTHPLVGRWAVGDRLPLDGSAPGWIFLAAHRTGPRWGRIRREGIARRRIGGLIEAAAPICPDGRHPAAALAVRLPASRAAPALFEALRAAAARLSLRLGAPAYQPYAAEPEGLSLRRLRSEEIVAFLEGPWIARLIGLRADGRPYAVPVWYLWERPALWIAALPGSRWPGYIRAHPHVTLLIDEPWPPLRRVRVEGRAVPDIFPEGPEGLAARLAARYRLESPPPGLREIFRILPERMEGRRGVIPSADR; this is translated from the coding sequence TTGGCCTACATCCATCAGGTGCCGGCGGTGGAGCGGGCGCTGCGGATCCTGGAGTGGATCGCCGCCCGGCCGGAGGGGGTCGCCCCCGCGGCGCTGCAGGCGCGCTTCGGGTTCTCCCGCACCGGGCTCTTCGCGCTGCTGAACACCCTGAAGGCCCACGGTTACTTGGAGCAGGCCGGCCCCCGCGGGCCTTACCGCCTGGGCCCCCGCTGGTGGGCGCTGGCCGCCCAGGCACACCCGGAACAAGCGCTGCGGGAGCTGTTCCGGGCCGAGGCCCGCGGGTTCGCCGAAAGCCTCGCGCTGCTGCGCCCGGCCGGAGGGGAAGTGGTGGTCCTCGAGGCAGTCCTGGGCACCCATCCCCTGGTGGGCCGTTGGGCCGTGGGGGACCGCCTTCCCCTCGATGGGAGCGCCCCCGGATGGATCTTCCTGGCCGCCCATCGAACCGGCCCCCGCTGGGGGCGGATCCGGCGGGAAGGGATCGCCCGTCGGCGCATCGGGGGGTTAATCGAAGCTGCGGCCCCCATCTGCCCGGACGGCCGCCACCCTGCCGCGGCGCTGGCGGTCCGTCTGCCGGCCTCCCGCGCGGCGCCTGCCCTCTTCGAGGCCCTGCGGGCGGCGGCGGCTCGCCTCTCCCTCCGGCTGGGCGCCCCCGCGTATCAGCCCTACGCCGCCGAGCCGGAAGGGCTCTCCCTGCGACGGCTCCGTTCGGAGGAGATCGTTGCTTTCCTGGAGGGGCCGTGGATCGCCCGGCTGATCGGCCTGCGAGCGGACGGCCGGCCGTATGCGGTGCCGGTATGGTATCTCTGGGAGCGCCCGGCCCTCTGGATCGCTGCCCTCCCGGGCTCCCGATGGCCGGGCTACATCCGGGCTCACCCCCACGTCACGTTGCTCATCGATGAGCCCTGGCCGCCCCTGCGACGGGTCCGGGTGGAAGGCCGGGCCGTCCCCGATATCTTCCCGGAAGGCCCCGAAGGCCTGGCCGCGCGGCTGGCCGCTCGCTACCGGCTCGAAAGCCCGCCTCCGGGGCTTCGGGAGATCTTCCGCATCCTCCCGGAACGGATGGAAGGCCGCCGCGGCGTGATCCCTTCCGCGGATCGATAG
- a CDS encoding ABC transporter ATP-binding protein produces MLEIRMERVHHAFPAPSGRWVIFEDLNLEVRPGSFTVIVGPSGCGKSTLLRLAAGLLTPTAGRIRIGELSPAQARAARRIGWMGQQPALLPWRTVEGNIRLALEVNGRALRPPLTVEELIAMVGLKGFERAYPRMLSGGMQQRVALARTLAAGPAVWLMDEPFAALDALTRTQLLEEVERLWRAFGATVLWVTHDLHEAVRLGDEVVVLAGRPARIRARIPLPDPRPRTDERRIGEWVERVRAALMGGAR; encoded by the coding sequence ATGCTGGAGATCCGGATGGAACGCGTTCACCACGCCTTCCCGGCCCCCTCGGGCCGCTGGGTGATCTTTGAGGACCTGAACCTGGAGGTCCGCCCCGGCTCCTTCACCGTGATCGTGGGCCCCAGCGGGTGTGGCAAATCCACCCTGCTCCGCCTGGCGGCCGGCCTGCTGACGCCCACCGCCGGTCGGATCCGCATCGGGGAGCTCTCCCCTGCGCAGGCCCGGGCGGCCCGCCGCATCGGCTGGATGGGCCAGCAACCGGCGCTGCTGCCCTGGCGCACGGTGGAAGGCAACATCCGCCTCGCCCTGGAGGTGAACGGCCGTGCCCTCCGGCCGCCCCTTACGGTAGAGGAGCTCATTGCGATGGTGGGCCTGAAGGGGTTCGAACGGGCTTACCCCCGGATGCTCTCGGGGGGCATGCAGCAGCGGGTCGCCCTGGCCCGCACCCTGGCCGCCGGCCCCGCCGTCTGGTTGATGGATGAGCCCTTCGCGGCCCTGGATGCCCTGACCCGAACACAACTGCTGGAGGAGGTGGAGCGGCTGTGGCGCGCCTTCGGCGCCACCGTCCTCTGGGTGACCCACGACCTCCACGAGGCGGTCCGTCTGGGGGATGAGGTGGTGGTCCTCGCCGGCCGCCCCGCCCGGATCCGAGCCCGCATCCCCCTCCCGGATCCGCGCCCACGAACCGACGAGCGCCGGATCGGGGAATGGGTGGAGCGCGTTCGAGCAGCCCTGATGGGAGGCGCCAGATGA
- a CDS encoding TorD/DmsD family molecular chaperone: protein MERELKEREGLYSLLRALFSYPLTEKVLNAVASLALEPGSPLALGLQQLQGRIRDAVNDRALIEALNIEMTRLMEGPGRVPAPPFASFYLHGERLMGPAAVAVRRFYLQWSAMPETNWRIPPDHIALELGFLAYLARRAAEATHDAERWRILQASREFLRRHVLPWLPRFCEALASNTTDPFFTGLAAFAHEAIRLDLEWLDAVLAEHSDSLPSNECTGRSS, encoded by the coding sequence ATGGAGCGCGAGCTGAAAGAACGCGAAGGTCTCTACAGCCTGCTGCGGGCCCTCTTCTCTTACCCCTTGACCGAGAAGGTCCTGAACGCGGTGGCGAGCCTGGCCCTGGAGCCAGGCTCGCCCCTGGCCTTAGGGCTCCAACAGCTGCAAGGCCGCATCCGGGACGCGGTCAACGACCGGGCTTTGATCGAGGCCCTCAACATCGAGATGACCCGCTTGATGGAAGGCCCCGGCCGCGTCCCTGCCCCTCCTTTCGCCTCGTTCTATTTGCATGGCGAGCGATTGATGGGCCCCGCGGCGGTAGCCGTCCGCCGCTTCTACCTGCAGTGGTCCGCTATGCCGGAGACCAACTGGCGGATCCCGCCCGACCACATCGCCTTGGAGCTGGGCTTCCTGGCCTACCTGGCCCGACGGGCTGCTGAGGCAACCCATGACGCGGAGCGCTGGCGGATCCTGCAGGCCAGCCGGGAGTTCCTCCGCCGACACGTCTTACCCTGGCTGCCACGTTTCTGCGAGGCCCTGGCCTCTAACACCACCGATCCCTTCTTCACCGGGCTGGCCGCCTTCGCCCACGAGGCCATCCGGCTGGATCTGGAATGGCTGGACGCTGTCCTTGCAGAGCACTCTGATTCGCTGCCATCCAACGAATGCACCGGGAGGTCCTCATGA